One genomic segment of Pyruvatibacter mobilis includes these proteins:
- the rlmB gene encoding 23S rRNA (guanosine(2251)-2'-O)-methyltransferase RlmB, with protein sequence MSDESTKSGGRPPRGPARKGPRGNNRGGGRGQGPNGPRHGDSRSERRSGGTGGRPAKGSMAKGRSAKPQAPRGGGRATAPVADGPDWLYGIHAVRAALLNPKRRILRIIATEKAFETIAEPARKRGLQVEKADARELDQMFPAGAVHQGLALRVAPLPEPVLADIIEQTKAAEAAGETARPVVILDQVTDPQNVGAVLRSAAVFGARAVIVTRRNSPPVTGALAKAASGAVEQMQLVQVPNVAQAIAVLQSEGWFAVGLEGTGDKSLSQMDLTGKIAIVMGAEGTGLRRLTAERCDMLARIPGEPGFASLNVSNATAVTLYEISRQRGA encoded by the coding sequence ATGAGCGATGAGAGCACCAAATCCGGCGGCAGACCGCCCCGCGGCCCGGCCCGCAAGGGCCCGCGCGGCAACAATCGCGGCGGCGGACGCGGCCAGGGACCGAACGGCCCGCGCCACGGCGATTCCCGCAGCGAAAGGCGCAGTGGCGGCACCGGTGGCCGACCGGCCAAGGGAAGCATGGCAAAAGGCCGCTCGGCCAAGCCCCAGGCTCCCCGTGGCGGTGGCCGGGCCACGGCCCCGGTCGCAGACGGACCGGACTGGCTCTACGGCATCCACGCGGTGCGCGCAGCGCTGCTGAACCCAAAGCGCCGGATCCTGCGCATCATCGCGACTGAAAAAGCCTTCGAAACCATCGCCGAACCCGCCCGCAAACGAGGCCTACAGGTAGAGAAGGCCGATGCCCGGGAGCTGGACCAGATGTTCCCGGCAGGTGCCGTGCATCAGGGGCTGGCCTTGCGCGTTGCCCCCCTGCCCGAGCCCGTGCTGGCCGACATCATCGAGCAAACCAAGGCTGCGGAGGCCGCTGGCGAAACCGCGCGTCCGGTCGTCATCCTTGACCAGGTCACCGACCCACAGAACGTAGGCGCGGTATTGCGCTCAGCCGCCGTCTTCGGCGCACGCGCGGTTATCGTCACCCGCCGCAACTCCCCACCGGTCACCGGTGCCCTTGCCAAAGCTGCATCCGGCGCCGTTGAGCAGATGCAGCTGGTGCAGGTCCCCAATGTCGCGCAGGCAATTGCGGTGTTGCAGTCCGAAGGCTGGTTTGCTGTCGGCCTTGAAGGCACGGGCGACAAATCCCTGTCGCAGATGGACCTGACTGGAAAGATCGCCATCGTGATGGGAGCCGAGGGAACGGGCCTGCGCCGCCTCACTGCCGAGCGCTGCGACATGCTGGCCCGCATACCCGGTGAACCGGGCTTTGCGTCCCTCAACGTGTCGAACGCAACCGCCGTGACCCTGTATGAAATCAGCCGTCAGCGCGGTGCATGA
- the tuf gene encoding elongation factor Tu, with product MAKEKFERTKPHANIGTIGHVDHGKTTLTAAITKVLAESGGAEFSDYADIDKAPEEKARGITISTAHVEYETENRHYAHVDCPGHADYVKNMITGAAQMDGAILVVNAADGPMPQTREHILLARQVGVPALVVFLNKVDQVDDEELLELVEMEVRELLSSYEFPGDDIPIVAGSALAALEGRDDNIGKEKILELMAAVDEFIPTPDRPKDQPFLMPVEDVFSISGRGTVATGRIERGVVNVGEEIEIVGIKDTTKTTVTGVEMFRKLLDQGEAGDNVGCLLRGVDRNDIERGQVLCKPGSITPHTKFKAEAYILTKDEGGRHTPFFTNYRPQFYFRTTDVTGVVTLPEGTEMVMPGDNCEMEVELIVPIAMEEKLRFAIREGGRTVGAGVVSAIIE from the coding sequence ATGGCCAAGGAAAAGTTTGAGCGCACGAAGCCGCACGCGAATATCGGCACGATTGGTCACGTTGACCATGGCAAGACGACGCTGACGGCTGCGATCACGAAGGTGCTTGCCGAGAGCGGCGGTGCTGAATTTTCGGACTATGCCGACATCGACAAGGCGCCTGAAGAGAAGGCGCGCGGCATCACCATCTCGACGGCGCACGTTGAGTACGAGACGGAAAACCGTCACTACGCCCACGTCGACTGCCCGGGCCACGCTGACTATGTGAAGAACATGATCACGGGTGCGGCGCAGATGGACGGTGCGATCCTGGTGGTGAATGCCGCTGACGGCCCGATGCCGCAGACCCGCGAGCACATCCTGCTTGCCCGTCAGGTTGGCGTGCCGGCGCTGGTGGTGTTCCTGAACAAGGTCGACCAGGTTGACGACGAAGAGCTTCTCGAGCTCGTGGAAATGGAAGTGCGTGAGCTTCTGTCGTCCTACGAGTTCCCGGGCGACGATATCCCCATCGTTGCCGGTTCGGCTCTCGCGGCGCTTGAAGGCCGTGACGACAATATCGGCAAGGAAAAGATCCTCGAGCTGATGGCTGCGGTTGACGAGTTCATCCCGACGCCGGACCGTCCGAAGGACCAGCCGTTCCTGATGCCGGTGGAAGACGTGTTCTCGATCTCCGGCCGCGGCACGGTTGCCACGGGCCGTATCGAGCGCGGTGTTGTGAATGTGGGCGAGGAAATCGAGATCGTCGGCATCAAGGACACCACGAAGACGACCGTCACGGGCGTCGAGATGTTCCGCAAGCTGCTGGACCAGGGCGAAGCCGGCGACAATGTGGGCTGCCTGCTGCGTGGTGTGGACCGCAACGACATCGAGCGCGGTCAGGTTCTCTGCAAGCCGGGTTCGATCACGCCACACACGAAGTTCAAGGCCGAGGCCTACATCCTGACCAAGGATGAAGGTGGCCGTCACACGCCGTTCTTCACGAACTACCGTCCGCAGTTCTACTTCCGGACGACGGACGTGACGGGTGTTGTGACGCTGCCGGAAGGCACGGAAATGGTGATGCCGGGCGATAACTGCGAGATGGAAGTCGAGCTGATCGTGCCGATCGCGATGGAAGAGAAGCTCCGCTTCGCCATCCGTGAAGGCGGCCGCACCGTCGGTGCAGGCGTCGTCTCCGCTATCATCGAGTAA
- the secE gene encoding preprotein translocase subunit SecE, which produces MAKDVTKKKKTSPVEFTRQVRSEVSKVTWPTRRETMITTIMVFIMVALASIFFFVADQIMSWGVQLLLSVSL; this is translated from the coding sequence GTGGCAAAGGACGTTACCAAGAAGAAGAAAACCTCTCCCGTGGAGTTCACCCGGCAGGTCCGGTCTGAAGTCTCCAAGGTGACGTGGCCGACCCGCCGTGAGACCATGATCACGACGATCATGGTGTTCATCATGGTGGCACTGGCGTCGATCTTCTTCTTCGTCGCTGATCAGATCATGAGCTGGGGTGTGCAGCTCCTGCTGAGCGTGAGCCTCTAG
- the nusG gene encoding transcription termination/antitermination protein NusG, which yields MAHRWYIVHSYSNFEKKVAESIKEQAEQQGLEDCFEEILVPTEEVVEVRRGQKVKSERKFFPGYVLVKMDLTDQAFHLVKNTPKVTGFLGSETRPQPVSQAEVDRILNQVQEGVDSPRPSVSFEVGEQVRVADGPFASFSGVVEEVDEDSARLKVAVSIFGRPTPVELEYGQVDKV from the coding sequence ATGGCGCATCGGTGGTACATCGTTCACAGCTATTCCAACTTCGAAAAGAAAGTTGCGGAGAGCATCAAGGAGCAGGCCGAACAGCAGGGGCTGGAGGATTGCTTCGAGGAAATCCTTGTGCCGACCGAAGAGGTGGTGGAAGTCCGCCGCGGCCAGAAGGTGAAGTCGGAACGCAAGTTCTTCCCGGGCTATGTGCTGGTGAAGATGGACCTGACCGACCAGGCATTCCACCTCGTGAAGAACACGCCGAAGGTAACCGGCTTCCTCGGGTCGGAAACCCGCCCGCAGCCGGTGAGCCAGGCGGAAGTCGACCGCATTCTCAACCAGGTTCAGGAAGGCGTGGACAGCCCGCGTCCGTCCGTTTCCTTCGAGGTTGGCGAGCAGGTGCGCGTGGCCGATGGTCCGTTTGCCTCCTTCTCCGGTGTGGTCGAGGAAGTCGACGAAGATTCCGCGCGCCTCAAGGTTGCGGTGTCGATCTTCGGGCGTCCGACACCCGTCGAGCTGGAATACGGCCAGGTCGACAAGGTCTAG
- a CDS encoding QacE family quaternary ammonium compound efflux SMR transporter gives MSWVLLIVAGTLEVVWAFAMKESQGFTKVMPVIVMVAAMAGSFTLLAMAMRSLPLGTAYMVWTGIGAVGAFAVGVWFLGEQFTVQRGIAAALIIAGMVTMKMS, from the coding sequence ATGTCCTGGGTCCTGCTGATTGTCGCCGGCACTCTCGAGGTCGTCTGGGCCTTTGCGATGAAGGAATCCCAAGGTTTTACGAAAGTGATGCCGGTTATCGTCATGGTAGCCGCCATGGCCGGGTCCTTCACGTTGCTGGCGATGGCCATGCGCTCCCTGCCGTTGGGCACGGCCTACATGGTCTGGACAGGCATTGGGGCTGTGGGTGCGTTTGCGGTCGGTGTCTGGTTCCTTGGAGAGCAGTTTACCGTGCAGCGGGGAATTGCCGCCGCGCTGATCATTGCCGGCATGGTGACAATGAAAATGTCCTGA
- the rplK gene encoding 50S ribosomal protein L11 yields MAKKIIGYLKLQVPAGQANPSPPIGPALGQRGLNIMEFCKAFNAKTQGMEQGMPLPTVVTIFQDKSFTFITKKPPASYYLKKAAKLNKGSQKPGTDVAGKVTMKQVREIAEEKMSDLNANDVDAAALIIAGSARSMGIEVVG; encoded by the coding sequence ATGGCAAAGAAGATCATCGGCTACCTGAAGCTTCAGGTGCCGGCGGGGCAGGCCAATCCGTCGCCCCCCATCGGTCCGGCGCTGGGTCAGCGCGGCCTCAACATCATGGAATTCTGCAAGGCGTTCAACGCCAAGACGCAGGGCATGGAACAGGGCATGCCGCTGCCGACGGTCGTGACCATCTTCCAGGACAAGTCCTTCACCTTCATCACCAAGAAGCCGCCGGCAAGCTACTACCTCAAGAAGGCAGCCAAGCTTAACAAGGGCTCCCAGAAGCCGGGCACCGATGTGGCCGGCAAGGTGACCATGAAGCAGGTTCGCGAGATCGCCGAAGAAAAGATGTCCGACCTGAACGCCAACGACGTGGATGCAGCCGCCCTGATCATTGCAGGGTCCGCGCGCTCCATGGGTATTGAGGTTGTGGGGTAA
- the rplA gene encoding 50S ribosomal protein L1, which produces MAKAGKKITAARAAVDRKKLYGLDEAVKIIKDNAKAKFDETVEVALNLGVDPRHADQMVRGVCQLPNGSGRAARVAVFAKGDKADEAKAAGADIVGAEDLMETIQGGTIDFDKCIATPDMMPLVGRLGKVLGPRNLMPNPKVGTVTPDVAEAVKAAKGGAVEFRVEKAGVLHAGVGKASFTEEQISQNISAFIDAVQKAKPSGAKGTFIKRVSVSSTMGPGVKVDPSSLAAEA; this is translated from the coding sequence ATGGCAAAAGCAGGTAAGAAGATCACCGCAGCCCGCGCGGCCGTCGATCGCAAGAAGCTCTATGGCCTCGATGAAGCCGTGAAGATCATCAAGGACAACGCCAAGGCGAAGTTCGATGAGACGGTTGAAGTGGCCCTGAACCTGGGCGTCGATCCGCGTCACGCTGACCAGATGGTCCGCGGCGTGTGTCAGCTGCCCAACGGGTCCGGACGTGCGGCCCGCGTGGCTGTGTTCGCCAAGGGCGACAAGGCCGATGAAGCCAAGGCAGCAGGGGCCGACATCGTGGGCGCCGAAGACCTGATGGAAACCATCCAGGGCGGCACCATTGATTTCGACAAGTGCATCGCCACACCGGACATGATGCCGCTCGTCGGCCGTCTGGGTAAGGTGCTTGGTCCGCGCAATCTCATGCCGAACCCGAAGGTCGGCACGGTGACGCCGGATGTGGCCGAAGCCGTGAAGGCCGCCAAGGGCGGTGCTGTGGAGTTCCGCGTCGAAAAGGCCGGTGTGCTGCATGCCGGCGTCGGCAAGGCGAGCTTCACCGAGGAGCAGATCAGCCAGAACATTTCCGCGTTCATTGATGCGGTGCAGAAGGCAAAGCCCTCGGGCGCCAAGGGTACCTTCATCAAGCGCGTGAGCGTCAGCTCCACGATGGGGCCGGGCGTGAAGGTTGATCCGTCCAGCCTGGCGGCCGAGGCCTAA
- the rplJ gene encoding 50S ribosomal protein L10, which yields MERAEKDALVSTLNGVFADAGVVVVTHYSGLNVAELSDLRRQMAEAGASFKVTKNRLAKRALEGTPAAEIADLFTGPCAIGVSEDPVAAPRVLAKFAKDNEKLVIRGGAMGETVLDEGGIKALADLPSLDELRGKIVGMLNTPATRIAQVLSAPGGQVARVIAAKAEQGDAA from the coding sequence GTGGAACGCGCTGAAAAAGATGCGCTCGTCTCGACGCTCAACGGTGTCTTCGCGGATGCCGGTGTCGTCGTGGTGACCCACTATTCAGGCCTGAACGTGGCGGAGCTTTCTGATCTCCGTCGCCAGATGGCCGAGGCTGGTGCGAGCTTCAAGGTTACGAAGAACCGCCTGGCCAAGCGTGCTCTGGAAGGTACGCCGGCTGCCGAGATCGCAGATCTCTTCACCGGCCCGTGCGCCATCGGTGTCTCTGAAGACCCCGTGGCCGCGCCTAGGGTTCTCGCCAAGTTTGCCAAGGATAACGAGAAGCTCGTAATCCGCGGCGGCGCCATGGGCGAAACCGTGCTTGACGAAGGCGGCATCAAGGCTCTGGCCGATCTGCCGTCCCTCGACGAGCTCCGGGGCAAGATTGTGGGAATGCTCAACACGCCGGCGACCCGTATCGCCCAGGTGCTCTCCGCGCCTGGCGGCCAGGTGGCCCGCGTCATCGCAGCAAAAGCCGAACAGGGGGATGCCGCCTAA
- the rplL gene encoding 50S ribosomal protein L7/L12: MANLDQIVEDLSNLTVLEAAELSKMLEEKWGVSAAAPVAVAAAPGAGGDAGGAAEEKDEFSVVLTSAGDKKINVIKEVRAITGLGLKEAKELVEGAPKEVKADVPKAEAEEMKKKLEEAGAGVELK; the protein is encoded by the coding sequence ATGGCTAATCTCGACCAGATCGTCGAAGACCTGTCCAACCTGACCGTCCTGGAAGCCGCCGAGCTGTCCAAGATGCTCGAAGAGAAGTGGGGCGTGTCCGCCGCTGCTCCGGTGGCCGTGGCCGCCGCTCCGGGTGCCGGTGGCGACGCCGGAGGCGCCGCTGAAGAGAAGGACGAGTTCTCCGTCGTTCTCACGTCCGCTGGTGACAAGAAGATCAACGTCATCAAGGAAGTCCGCGCCATCACCGGTCTCGGCCTGAAGGAAGCCAAGGAGCTCGTCGAAGGTGCTCCCAAGGAAGTGAAGGCTGACGTGCCGAAGGCCGAAGCCGAAGAAATGAAGAAGAAGCTGGAAGAAGCCGGCGCTGGCGTCGAACTCAAGTAG
- the rpoB gene encoding DNA-directed RNA polymerase subunit beta, producing MSQSQSFTGRKRIRKFFGHIPEVTQMPNLIEVQRQSYDQFLLTDPADRREDEGLEAVFRSVFPISDYAETSTLEFVSYAFEDPKYDTEECQQRGMTYAAPLKVTLRLIVFDVDEDTGAKSVKDIKEQDVYMGDMPLMTENGTFIVNGTERVIVSQMHRSPGVFFDHDKGKTHSSGKLLFAARVIPYRGSWLDFEFDAKDIVYCRIDRRRKIPATTLLYALGMDSEQILDLFYGKIAYKKAKDGWKTPFNPEGMRGIKPAVDLVDAKTGNVVIEAGRKVTPRLGKKLIEEGVKELLVQPENLIGQFIATEMINEATGEIYAEAGEEITQEMLDGFDDAGITEFEVLDIDEVNVGGYIRNTLAVDKATNKDQALVDIYRVMRPGEPPTPETAQALFDSLFFDSERYDLSAVGRVKMNMRLDLDAEDTVRVLRKDDILAVIKTLVDLRDGRGEIDDIDHLGNRRVRSVGELMENQFRVGLLRMERAIKERMGSVDIDTVMPQDLINAKPVAAAVREFFGSSQLSQFMDQTNPLSEITHKRRLSALGPGGLTRERAGFEVRDVHPTHYGRICPIETPEGPNIGLINSLATYSRVNKYGFIETPYRKVKDGVVTDDVVYLSAMEEGRYAIAQANVSLEPDGTFTNELIAARRAGDVQMMPREEVSFVDVSPRQLVSVAAALIPFLENDDANRALMGSNMQRQAVPLVKADAPLVGTGMEAVVAHDSGAAIAARRTGIVDQVDATRIVVRATEETDHSRSGVDIYNLRKFQRSNQNTCINQRPLVKVGDRVKAGDIMADGPSTDLGELALGRNVLVAFMPWNGYNFEDSILISERIVRDDVFTSIHIEEFEIAARDTKLGPEEITRDIPNVGEEALRNLDEAGIVYIGAEVHPGDILVGKITPKGESPMTPEEKLLRAIFGEKASDVRDTSLKLPPGVAGTVVEVRVFNRHGVDKDERALAIEREEIERLAKDRDDELAILERNIYGRLEEMLLNKQVASGPNDMAADSKVTQAVLDDLTKGQWWQIALKNDKAMADIEALKKQYDDGKKRLDARFEDKVEKLQRGDELPPGVMKMVKVFVAVKRKLQPGDKMAGRHGNKGVISKINPIEDMPYLEDGTHVDIVLNPLGVPSRMNVGQILETHMGWASAGLGRMIGQALEDYRAEGKMIELKKTLENVYGDEPVLGELDEDATVELATNLQKGVPIATPVFDGAHEGDIVEMLEKGNLDGSGQSVLYDGRTGEQFDRPVTVGYIYMLKLHHLVDDKIHARSIGPYSLVTQQPLGGKAQFGGQRFGEMEVWALQAYGAAYTLQEMLTVKSDDVAGRTKVYEAIVRGDDTFEAGIPESFNVLVKEMRSLGLNVELQTTSS from the coding sequence ATGTCGCAGTCCCAGTCCTTCACTGGCCGCAAACGTATCCGCAAATTTTTTGGTCACATTCCCGAAGTGACCCAGATGCCGAACCTCATTGAGGTTCAGCGTCAGTCCTACGACCAGTTCCTGCTGACTGATCCGGCAGACCGTCGTGAGGATGAGGGCCTTGAAGCGGTTTTCCGCTCGGTCTTCCCGATCTCTGATTATGCAGAAACCTCGACGCTGGAATTTGTTTCCTACGCCTTCGAGGATCCCAAGTACGACACCGAAGAGTGCCAGCAGCGGGGCATGACCTACGCCGCGCCTCTGAAGGTGACGCTCCGCCTCATCGTGTTCGATGTGGACGAAGACACCGGCGCCAAGTCCGTCAAGGACATCAAGGAGCAGGATGTCTACATGGGCGACATGCCGCTGATGACGGAGAACGGTACGTTCATCGTCAACGGCACGGAGCGCGTGATCGTTTCGCAGATGCATCGCTCGCCGGGCGTCTTCTTCGACCACGACAAGGGCAAGACGCACTCCTCGGGCAAGCTGCTGTTTGCCGCCCGTGTGATCCCCTATCGCGGTTCCTGGCTGGATTTCGAGTTCGACGCCAAGGACATCGTCTATTGCCGCATCGACCGCCGCCGCAAGATCCCGGCCACCACGCTGCTGTACGCGCTGGGCATGGACAGTGAGCAGATCCTCGACCTCTTCTACGGCAAGATTGCCTACAAGAAGGCCAAGGACGGCTGGAAGACCCCGTTCAATCCGGAAGGCATGCGCGGCATCAAGCCGGCCGTCGACCTGGTGGACGCGAAGACCGGCAATGTCGTGATCGAGGCTGGCCGCAAGGTCACGCCGCGTCTCGGCAAGAAGCTGATCGAAGAGGGCGTGAAGGAGCTTCTGGTTCAGCCGGAAAACCTGATCGGCCAGTTCATCGCAACCGAGATGATCAACGAAGCCACCGGTGAGATCTACGCCGAGGCCGGCGAAGAGATCACCCAGGAGATGCTGGACGGTTTCGATGACGCCGGTATCACCGAGTTCGAAGTGCTCGACATTGATGAAGTGAATGTGGGCGGCTACATCCGCAACACGCTTGCCGTCGACAAGGCAACCAACAAGGACCAGGCGCTGGTAGATATCTACCGCGTCATGCGTCCGGGCGAGCCGCCGACCCCGGAAACCGCCCAGGCGCTGTTCGACAGCCTGTTCTTCGACAGCGAGCGTTATGACCTTTCCGCGGTTGGCCGCGTGAAGATGAATATGCGTCTTGATCTGGATGCGGAAGATACCGTCCGTGTACTGCGCAAGGACGACATCCTCGCCGTCATCAAGACGCTGGTGGACCTGCGCGATGGCCGCGGCGAAATCGACGACATTGACCACCTCGGCAACCGCCGTGTGCGGTCGGTCGGCGAGCTGATGGAAAACCAGTTCCGCGTTGGCCTGCTCCGCATGGAGCGCGCCATCAAGGAACGCATGGGGTCCGTCGACATCGATACAGTGATGCCGCAGGACCTGATCAACGCCAAGCCGGTTGCAGCCGCTGTGCGTGAGTTCTTCGGTTCCTCGCAGCTGTCGCAGTTCATGGACCAGACCAACCCGCTGTCTGAGATCACCCATAAGCGCCGTCTCTCCGCGCTTGGGCCGGGTGGTCTGACCCGTGAGCGTGCGGGCTTCGAGGTGCGCGACGTGCACCCGACCCATTATGGCCGTATCTGTCCGATTGAGACGCCGGAAGGCCCGAATATCGGCCTGATCAACTCGCTTGCCACCTATAGCCGCGTGAACAAGTACGGCTTCATCGAGACTCCGTATCGCAAGGTGAAGGACGGCGTGGTCACCGATGACGTGGTGTATCTCTCCGCCATGGAAGAGGGCCGCTATGCGATTGCCCAGGCGAACGTGTCGCTTGAGCCGGACGGGACCTTCACCAATGAGCTGATTGCTGCCCGCCGCGCCGGCGACGTGCAGATGATGCCGCGTGAGGAAGTGAGCTTTGTGGACGTGTCGCCGCGCCAGCTGGTGTCGGTTGCCGCAGCACTCATTCCGTTCCTGGAAAACGATGACGCCAACCGCGCTCTCATGGGCTCGAACATGCAGCGTCAGGCTGTGCCGCTCGTGAAGGCCGATGCGCCGCTGGTCGGCACCGGCATGGAAGCTGTCGTGGCGCATGACTCCGGTGCCGCCATCGCGGCGCGCCGCACGGGTATCGTTGATCAGGTGGATGCCACCCGTATCGTGGTGCGCGCCACCGAAGAGACGGATCACTCCAGGTCCGGCGTCGACATCTACAACCTGCGCAAGTTCCAGCGCTCGAACCAGAACACCTGCATCAACCAGCGTCCGCTTGTGAAGGTGGGTGACCGGGTGAAGGCCGGCGACATCATGGCCGATGGTCCGTCTACGGATCTTGGTGAGCTGGCGCTGGGCCGCAACGTGCTCGTCGCGTTCATGCCGTGGAACGGTTACAATTTCGAGGACTCCATCCTCATCTCCGAGCGCATCGTGCGCGACGACGTCTTTACCTCGATCCACATCGAGGAATTCGAGATCGCCGCTCGCGACACCAAGCTTGGTCCGGAGGAGATCACCCGCGACATCCCGAATGTGGGTGAAGAAGCTCTGCGCAACCTCGACGAGGCGGGCATCGTCTATATCGGTGCCGAAGTGCATCCGGGCGACATTCTGGTCGGCAAGATCACCCCGAAGGGTGAGAGCCCGATGACGCCGGAAGAGAAGCTTCTGCGCGCCATCTTCGGTGAGAAAGCCTCGGATGTTCGCGATACCTCGCTGAAGCTGCCTCCTGGCGTTGCCGGTACAGTGGTGGAAGTGCGCGTGTTCAACCGTCACGGCGTGGACAAGGACGAACGTGCCCTGGCGATCGAGCGTGAGGAGATCGAGCGTCTGGCGAAGGACCGCGACGACGAACTCGCGATCCTCGAGCGCAATATCTATGGTCGCCTGGAAGAGATGCTGCTGAACAAGCAGGTCGCCTCGGGTCCCAATGACATGGCTGCCGACAGCAAGGTCACCCAGGCTGTGCTGGATGACCTGACGAAGGGCCAGTGGTGGCAGATCGCGCTCAAGAATGACAAGGCCATGGCCGACATCGAAGCGCTGAAGAAGCAGTATGACGACGGCAAGAAGCGCCTTGATGCGCGCTTCGAAGACAAGGTCGAGAAGCTGCAGCGCGGTGATGAACTGCCGCCGGGCGTCATGAAAATGGTCAAGGTCTTCGTGGCCGTGAAGCGCAAGCTGCAGCCGGGCGACAAGATGGCCGGTCGTCACGGCAACAAGGGCGTCATCTCCAAGATCAACCCGATCGAGGACATGCCCTATCTCGAAGACGGTACCCATGTGGACATCGTGCTGAACCCGCTGGGTGTGCCGAGCCGCATGAATGTGGGGCAGATTCTCGAGACCCATATGGGCTGGGCAAGTGCCGGCCTCGGCCGGATGATCGGTCAGGCGCTTGAGGATTATCGCGCCGAGGGCAAGATGATCGAGCTCAAGAAGACGCTCGAGAATGTCTATGGCGATGAGCCCGTGCTCGGTGAGCTGGACGAAGACGCCACGGTGGAACTTGCCACCAACCTGCAGAAGGGTGTGCCGATCGCCACGCCGGTGTTTGACGGGGCCCATGAGGGCGACATCGTGGAGATGCTCGAGAAGGGCAATCTCGACGGCTCCGGCCAGTCGGTTCTCTATGATGGCCGTACCGGCGAGCAGTTCGATCGTCCGGTGACCGTCGGCTACATCTACATGCTGAAGCTGCATCACCTCGTGGATGACAAGATCCACGCGCGCTCGATCGGCCCGTACTCGCTTGTGACCCAGCAGCCGCTGGGCGGTAAGGCGCAGTTCGGCGGCCAGCGCTTCGGTGAAATGGAAGTGTGGGCGCTTCAGGCCTATGGCGCTGCCTACACGTTGCAGGAAATGCTGACCGTGAAGTCGGATGACGTGGCGGGCCGTACCAAGGTGTACGAAGCCATCGTGCGTGGCGACGACACCTTTGAAGCCGGCATTCCGGAAAGCTTCAACGTGCTGGTCAAGGAAATGCGGTCCCTTGGCCTTAACGTGGAACTGCAGACCACCAGCAGTTAG